The following is a genomic window from Peromyscus leucopus breed LL Stock unplaced genomic scaffold, UCI_PerLeu_2.1 scaffold_1263, whole genome shotgun sequence.
tctcactatgtagttctggctgtcctggaactcactatgtagagcaggttggtcctgaactcacagagagccccctgcctctgactctgacCAAGTTCACGTGTTGTTAGTGTTGGTAAGGAAGATAATATAATGAAAAATGcagatatttcaaatattttttaatgtgtagccGTTTTTTGTTCAGTTGATTAAATTTAAGATTAATGACTCTTAatcttttaaagaatgaaatattgTAATTACCCTCCTCAATACGTAGCCACAAGGGAATACTTTCCCACCCCAGGCATCAAAATGTGCTGATGCTCAGTTCCCTTATATAAAATGGTTAGCATCAGCATATGGACTAGTGTGTCTCCCCTGTCCTTATGGTCATTTCTAGATGGCTTATGACACCTGATAGAATATCAGTGTCATACGCAGGTAaggggacctctgtgagttcgagggcagccttgtctgtataatgagttccagaatgCAGACCTGGGGTCAGGGGCTGTTACAAATATTTCTGCTCCAGGGTTGGCTGAACCCATAGATGCAGATTCTCATAAGGATGCTGATAGTTTGCTATCATGCTTTTTAGTTATTGTCTTTTATTTGtataccaccccaccccaaaaaagaaaataaaaggaaaaaacattttcCACAGTAGACACAACTAAAGAAAATGgctttagccaggtgtggtgttgcatccctttaatcccatcactcaggtgGAACTcttaagttggaggccagcctgtctacatagtgagctccagagcATCCAGGTTACATAGATCCTATCCCCatcccaaaaaaagaaaacaaaaaaaaaacaaaaagaaaaataatgtcttcGGTAACATTTTCTGAGTCCGTAATATTTCTCTTTAACATCTGTGCTTTTCCATAGTGGTTGGCCTTGAAATTCCCAAAAATCGCAATATATATTGATACCTGGAGAGACTGTTATGAAGCTTACGTGATCTATAACTTTATGATCTTCTTTAACAACTACTTAACAATACGGTTGCCAAACGTGATATTACACCTGGAATCTAAAGATCAGCAACAGCATCTCTTTCCGTTCTGCTGCTGTCCGCCGTGGGCGATGGGAGAGTAAGTGTGTTTGGTTTTAACGGGCCTCTGTGTGGGTCTGAAATATCAGTCAGCTCTCTGCAAGGGGCGGGGACAGCAGGCAGAGCTCTTACCCTACGTAGCACGTAGTACAGtttgaaagataataaaatacattattacaATGTACatgttgagagttttttttttttttaacattgcttATCCCAATAGGAAAGTTCATCAATGTATTGAGGGAGAAAACCTTAGAAAATGTTTAATCAGCATCTTTTTTACAGTTGGGAATTGGAGCCTAAAAGATTGTGCACGTGGTCACGCAGCTAATTGTCTTGTACTTTGTCTCCCTGCTGAGACAAAGtcactgacaaaagcaacttaggaacaCAGTTGAGGGTGCAGTCCCTTATGGTGGGAAAGGCACGTGGCAGGTACATGATGTCATACTGCAtctgctgtcaggaagcagagagaaaagccGGAACTCAGCTCACTGCCTCGTGTTCAGTCCAGGGCCCCAGCCTGTGGATCGCCGCCCATCCTCAGGGTAGTTTGCCTGTCCCAGGAAATCTTTCTGTAAACACATTCACCAGGAAGCTGCATCCTAAATGTCAATGCTTTATACACGTGCGTGTGCACAAGCTCACAGTTCATTTGTGACTCCGTTTTCCTCCTGTGTTAGTTAGAGCCATCACTATCAGTTCTAACAGCAAAGCTCCTGAGATAATCGGTTTTATTTGACTCACAGACTCAGTTCATTTGGTCCTGTTGATTTGCAGTGTATCATGGCAAGagtgggaaacaggaaaagacCAAGGtcccagcaccttcttctgtcctTCTGTTCTGTGTTGCACTATAGTGGAGCTGAAGGGAGGCTTTAGGAGATAAAGTgattaaataatttcaaagtgGTCTTCAGATTTCCGTGTTGCCACCACATTCTTGCCCTACTATCATTTAGGAGAATGAAATTGGCAGGATTCAATATAATTAGTGTCGTTTGTCAAAGTGATTTTTAATTTGGAGGCTTTGCGATGTTCTGATGCCACTGAATAGTTGAGATGttatgttctctttcttctgcagAATGCTGCTCTTTCGATGCAAACTGGGAGTGCTGCAGTA
Proteins encoded in this region:
- the LOC119087095 gene encoding transmembrane protein 184C-like, producing the protein MLLTVLVSFWGILQHLMHYTQPKLQKPIMRILWMVPIYSLDSWLALKFPKIAIYIDTWRDCYEAYVIYNFMIFFNNYLTIRLPNVILHLESKDQQQHLFPFCCCPPWAMGEMLLFRCKLGVLQYTVIRSITTVAAL